In the genome of Zobellia nedashkovskayae, the window TGTGCTTCACGATTTCTAAGGTCGTTGTAAGCACCTACCAATTCATTCTGAACTGTAATATAAGTACTATACTTTGTTTCACGATCGTTCTTCAAAGATATAATAGCCTTTGCTGGATTGTCAGATGACTCGGACAGTCTTTTACCTTTACAGTAGCTACAGTAATCTGCAGAACCTGATGGGGCTCCTCCGTTATCCAAGAAAGCCATAGCCTTCTCTCGTAACTTTTTGATATCGATAAGCTCGTCTTCAACTAACAACTGACCATTACGGTTAATATTAACCGTAAATATATTCTTCTGCTTAATAACTGGCGGTTCTTCCGTAGGCGGCTCAATAGGTGGCAACATACGATCTAAACCTGCATCAGTCTCAATGGTCGTTGTGACCAAGAAAAATATAAGTAGCAAGAATGCTATGTCTGCCATTGATCCGGCGTTTACCTCTGCTGGTCCTCCTCTTCTAGACATAATTTAGTTCTTTATTTATTTAATCATTTTTTTCACACCACCCGCAAGCATAGCTCCTACAGCTACAAGAGTCAATATGAAAAATACATTTAGACCAGCACCGATTTTCTTAATTTCAGATTCATCGGTTTCTATGCCTCTTTTTGCCATTTCTTCGATACTAACATCTGTACCGCTAGCCATAACAAAACCAATTCCGACAACTAAAAGAAAACCAACTAGTATAAAAAGACTTTTCTTTAAATTCGCAGGATTTGACAAAAGGTTCTTGAGGGCAAACGCCACACTAAAAACTACAGCTACGCCTAAAAGCAACCATGTAATAGCGAACATTGCATTAAGAGCCCCATTATTGGCTGCCTCAGCAGCCGGCATTTCAGCCTCTGGAAGCATGAACCACAAGGCAGCGCCTATTAAGCCCACAACAACCAAAATAATCTTTACAATTTTGTGCATAATTTAAGGTATTATGTGTGCGACTTATTTTTTGTGATCCACCAACATATCTATCAAAACGATAGAAGAGTCTTCCATATCATTAACAATGCTATCAATTTTAGCAATGATGTAATTATAAAAGATTTGAAGGATAATAGCAGTAATAAGACCAAATACAGTTGTTAATAATGCAACCTGGATATCACCTGCAATAAGAGATGCACTAAGGTTACCAACAGCACTAATCTTTTGGAAGGCCTGAATCATACCAATTACCGTACCCATGAAACCAAGCATAGGCGCAACAGCAATAAATAAGCCTAACCAAGAAACGTTCTTCTCTAATTGACCCATTTGAACACCACCATAAGCTACAACAGCTTTCTCAGCAGATTCGATACTTTCTCCTGCTCTATCCAAACCTTGATAGTATATAGAAGCAACAGGACCTTTTGTATTTCTACAAACTTCTTTAGCAGCTTCAACACCACCCGAGGCCAATGCATCTTCTACTTGTTGTTTTAGCTTACCAGTATTAGTGGTTGCCATGTTTAAATAAATAATTCTTTCAATTGCAACTGCCAAACCAAGAATCAAACACAAAAGAACAATACCCATAAAGCCGGCACCACCTTGTATAAACATTTCTTTCAACATCTGTGTAAAACCTACTTCGGCTTCAGCAGGTGCATCTTGCATCATTGTTGCTGTAGTTGCCATTGCGTTAACAGTATTTGTACTCATTACAAACAACCCGCCCACGGCTAGGATAGAGGATAATTTTTTCATTTGTTCAAACTTAAATTAGTTATTTAATAGGGTTAAAGATAAAAAAAAATCACAATAAAAAAAGTAAAACTTCGTTGCATCGGAGAAGTGGGGCCCAAATAGGGGTCATGACATCGAAACGGGCTGTTACACCAGTGCCTCTGCCTGACATAATCAAGCACAGACTTCTATTTTGCATATAAAAACTAAACTTACAAATATTTCCAGTCTAAACTAATTAATACTGAAAAATCTTTTTGTTCTGCAGAGAGGAAGGGATTCGAACCCTCGATACACTTTTGGTGTATACACACTTTCCAGGCGTGCGCCTTCGACCACTCGGCCACCTCTCTAAATTTCACTTATCCTTTAGTTTAAACAATAAACTAACTAAACAAGATCACCTTTTTTACGGGGTGGCCAAATAACAAAAAAAATGTTAGTTGATGAAATTAAAACTGCTAATTTTCTTGAATTTCACCACGTAGTGAAGTCTCAAATATACTTTTAAACAATTTGACCGAAACATTATTACCCAGAAGATACATTAACTTAGCAACAGCAGCCTCAGTCGTAATGTCTTTACCATTAATTACTTGCAATTCTTCTAACTGCTTACTGGTTTCATAGCGACCCATAGAAACGCTGCCTCCTGAACATTGCGTAACATTAATAATATGAATGTTATTTTCTTTTGCCTTTCTGAGAATATTGATCATCCAAGGCTCATTTGGAGCATTTCCTGCACCATATGTTTCCAAAATAAGTCCTTTTAAACCCGGAATACTGACTACACCTTGCAAAACAGCCGGACCAATACCGGGAAACAACTTCAGGATAGCCACATTGGTATCCATATGTTTATGTGCTTTGAACTTTTTACGCTTCACATAAGGTAACAAATATTCTTCACTAACCTTTAAGTATACCCCAGACTCTATTAATTCAGGATAATTAAGTGAGGCAAATGCCTGAAAGTGCTCCGCATTAATTTTTGTAGTACGATTGGCACGATACAATTTATACTCAAAATAGAGGCCTACCTCTTGCACCACAGGTTTTTTATTATGCTGCAAAGCAGCAATCTGAATTGAGGTAATAAGATTTTCCTTTGCATCTGTTCGCAAATCCCCAATAGGCAATTGAGAACCGGTAAAAATAACGGGTTTCCCTAAATTTTCTAGCATAAAACTTAAAGCAGATGCCGTATAACTCATTGTATCACTGCCATGTAATACAACAAAACCATCATGAGTATCATAATTTTCTTCAATAATAGTTGCTATTTCAGCCCAATGCGCAGGATTCATATTAGACGAATCTATTGGCACATCAAAAGAAACCGAATTAATATGACAATCCAACAGCTTAAGCTCCGGTATATTTTTAAGCAGTTTATCAAAATTAAAAGCCTTTAACGCGCCAGATTCATAATCTTTGACCATACCTATAGTACCGCCGGTATATATTAAAAGGATGCTACTTTTATCTGTCAAACCTAGAATGTTTAATTTTTTACTAAAATAATTGAGTGCAACTGAGCGTTTTTAAATTCCAAATACTTTCTTTGAATTCATCGTAGTGTAATCCGCTACAGCCTCAGCAGAAATATCATAAATATCTGCAAGTTTCTCTGCAACATTTACAAGATATGCACTTTCATTTCGTTTTCCACGGTAAGGAACTGGTGCTAAATAAGGTGAATCCGTCTCAAGAACAATATTTTCTATTGGAATTTCCGCTAAGAATTTATCTATTTTTCCATTCTTAAATGTAACAACACCCCCAATACCAAGTTTCATGTTATAAGATATCGCTTTTTTTGCTTGTTCAACATCACCAGTGAAACAATGAAAAATACCGAACAAATCGGCTCCCTTTTCACTTTCCAAAACCTCAAATACTTCATCAAAAGCATCACGACAATGAATAACTATAGGTAATTTGTACTTTTTAGCCAACTGTATCTGCGCACGAAAGGCTTCCTGCTGCTCTTTCAAAAAAGTTTTGTCCCAATATAGATCAATGCCAATTTCACCTACAGCATAAAATTTTCGCTGCTCAAGCATCTCTTTTACATGCCTCAATTCCTCTT includes:
- a CDS encoding ExbD/TolR family protein; this encodes MSRRGGPAEVNAGSMADIAFLLLIFFLVTTTIETDAGLDRMLPPIEPPTEEPPVIKQKNIFTVNINRNGQLLVEDELIDIKKLREKAMAFLDNGGAPSGSADYCSYCKGKRLSESSDNPAKAIISLKNDRETKYSTYITVQNELVGAYNDLRNREAQRLYKRNFTDMEAEYLNPETEPSRKEDLKEKVKRIQELFPQKLSEAETGTSN
- a CDS encoding MotA/TolQ/ExbB proton channel family protein; translation: MKKLSSILAVGGLFVMSTNTVNAMATTATMMQDAPAEAEVGFTQMLKEMFIQGGAGFMGIVLLCLILGLAVAIERIIYLNMATTNTGKLKQQVEDALASGGVEAAKEVCRNTKGPVASIYYQGLDRAGESIESAEKAVVAYGGVQMGQLEKNVSWLGLFIAVAPMLGFMGTVIGMIQAFQKISAVGNLSASLIAGDIQVALLTTVFGLITAIILQIFYNYIIAKIDSIVNDMEDSSIVLIDMLVDHKK
- a CDS encoding asparaginase; the encoded protein is MTDKSSILLIYTGGTIGMVKDYESGALKAFNFDKLLKNIPELKLLDCHINSVSFDVPIDSSNMNPAHWAEIATIIEENYDTHDGFVVLHGSDTMSYTASALSFMLENLGKPVIFTGSQLPIGDLRTDAKENLITSIQIAALQHNKKPVVQEVGLYFEYKLYRANRTTKINAEHFQAFASLNYPELIESGVYLKVSEEYLLPYVKRKKFKAHKHMDTNVAILKLFPGIGPAVLQGVVSIPGLKGLILETYGAGNAPNEPWMINILRKAKENNIHIINVTQCSGGSVSMGRYETSKQLEELQVINGKDITTEAAVAKLMYLLGNNVSVKLFKSIFETSLRGEIQEN
- a CDS encoding TatD family hydrolase; amino-acid sequence: MILTDTHTHLYSEAFDEDRAAAIERAIALGVKRFFIPAIDSTYTESMFDLEKSFRDNIFLMMGLHPTHVKENYKEELRHVKEMLEQRKFYAVGEIGIDLYWDKTFLKEQQEAFRAQIQLAKKYKLPIVIHCRDAFDEVFEVLESEKGADLFGIFHCFTGDVEQAKKAISYNMKLGIGGVVTFKNGKIDKFLAEIPIENIVLETDSPYLAPVPYRGKRNESAYLVNVAEKLADIYDISAEAVADYTTMNSKKVFGI